One genomic region from Kwoniella dejecticola CBS 10117 chromosome 1, complete sequence encodes:
- a CDS encoding elongator complex protein 3: MIAPPTSQSELHLLCVSAVVRDLIATYNDASTSSKPIQQPNLTALRQKYAGKYGLRAVPRLTDVLAAVPEEWKDRLRGWLKAKPVRTASGVAVVAVMCKPHRCPHVAMTGNICVYCPGGPDSDFEYSTQSYTGYEPTSMRAIRARYDPYEQARGRVNQLKDLGHSVDKVEIIIMGGTFMSMPEDYRHKFAAGLHNALSGHVTDDIDEAVKFSEQSKIKCVGITIETRPDYCLKPHLSQMLRYGCTRLEIGVQSVYEDVARDTNRGHTVRAVSESFHMSKDAGYKIVAHMMPDLPNCGTERDIWQFQEFFENPAFRSDGLKLYPTLVIRGTGLYELWRTGKYKNYPPNALVDIVARIMALVPPWTRVYRVQRDIPMPLVSSGVENGNLRELALARMKDFGAECRDVRYREVGLHEIHNRIRPQDLELLRRDYAANGGWETFLSYEDPAQDILIGLLRLRKCSEDGTFRKELVGMDGGCSLVRELHVYGTAAPVHSRDPKKFQHQGIGTLLMEEAERIAREEHGSGRIAVISGVGTRDYYRRLGYFLDGPYMVKDLLY, encoded by the exons ATGATAGCTCCTCCGACATCGCAATCGGAATTACATCTCCTATGCGTCTCAGCAGTCGTCCGAGACCTTATAGCGACGTATAACGAcgcctcgacctcgtccaAGCCGATCCAACAACCGAACTTGACCGCCCTCCGACAGAAATACGCGGGCAAATACGGCTTGAGAGCTGTCCCTCGTCTGACGGATGTGTTGGCTGCTGTAccggaagaatggaaagataGATTGAGGGGATGGCTCAAGGCGAAACCCGTCAGAACGGCCTCGGGGGTGGCGGTCGTAGCTGTCATGTGTAAGCCGCATCGATGTCCTCATGTCGCGATGACTGGAAATATCTGTGT ATACTGTCCCGGAGGACCCGACTCCGATTTCGAGTACTCGACTCAGTCTTATACGGGTTACGAACCCACTTCCATGCGAGCGATCAGAGCGAGATATGATCCGTATGAACAAGCGCGAGGCAGGGTCAACCAGCTCAAGGACTTGGGTCATAGTGTAGACAAGGTTGAGATCAT CATAATGGGAGGAACATTCATGTCTATGCCCGAGGACTATCGCCACAAATTCGCAGCTGGCCTACACAACGCACTGAGCGGTCACGTAACGGAcgacatcgatgaagctgtgAAATTCTCCGAACAATCAAAGATCAAATGTGTAGGAATAACGATCGAGACTCGACCGGATTACTGCTTGAAACCCCACCTCTCCCAGATGTTGCGATACGGATGCACGAGGCTAGAAATCGGTGTTCAGAGCGTGTATGAGGATGTTGCAAGAGATACGAATCGTGGACATACGGTCCGAGCTGTCTCAGAGAGTTTCCACATGTCGAAAGATGCCGGATACAAGATCGTGGCGCACATGATGCCTGATTTGCCCAATTGTGGGACTGAACGAGATATTTGGCAGTTCCAA GAATTTTTCGAAAACCCCGCGTTTAGATCGGATGGTCTTAAATTATACCCCACGCTGGTGATCCGAGGTACAG GTTTGTACGAATTATGGCGTACGGGGAAATACAAGAATTACCCGCCAAATGCCCTGGTGGATATCGTGGCTAGAATTATGGCTTTGGTACCCCCTTGGACGAGAGTGTATAGGGTTCAAAGAGATATACCCATGCCTTTGGTATCGTCCGGTGTGGAAAATGGAAATCTGAGAGAACTGGCTTTGGCTAGAATGAAAGATTTCGGTGCGGAATGTAGAGATGTGAGATATAGGGAGGTCGGT CTGCACGAAATACATAATCGAATCAGGCCGCAAGATCTTGAATTGTTACGAAGAGACTACGCGGCGAACGGAGGATGGGAGACGTTCCTCTCGTACGAAGATCCGGCACAGGATATCTTGATTGGGCTGTTACGTCTCAGGAAGTGTTCAGAGGACGGCACATTCCGAAAGGAGTTGGTAGGTATGGACGGAGGATGTAGTCTAGTCAGAGAATTG CACGTATACGGTACGGCCGCGCCTGTCCATTCGCGGGACCCGAAGAAATTCCAACATCAAGGAATCGGGACGTTGCTCATGGAAGAGGCTGAAAGAATCGCGCGAGAAGAACATGGGAGTGGGCGGATCGCGGTCATTTCGGGTGTAGGTACGAGGGATTATTATAGACGATTAGGGTATTTCTTAGATGGACCATATATGGTCAAGGATCTGTTGTATTAG